One window of the Haloarcula halobia genome contains the following:
- a CDS encoding STT3 domain-containing protein — protein MNDESGAAVLEDRPELQSAAEAVLVVDEEADGWDFDDVPVDSGLFGELVSEGVVEKVHGQYRVADPQAVRAVLNGEPAAEAGSGSRALSDSFPSLTDLEFESRAVGLLVAALAVVAVARAYVVGSIYRGGDIVLSGNDPYFYRYHVEQVAAQAGSAADFGALSAMPGGLVQGEPLMVATLWWVASLFGGSTEAIGHVLAWYPVLSALVSAVLLYALALRVTNDRRVGLASVLFLAFIPGHAFRTSLGFADHHAFDYPWLGLTTLALVVLLTADVDRDSLRTPGRWFAAGGLGLGLAGQVLAWEAGPLLILPVGIALTGKTILDVAADRSSLRTNAPVLAGTTLGAILAWGVHAIAGWQTTLVASTPALLTVGILAVSLTAAVVRQMGGTTRQLAGIDVGLGIVGFLVLRFGLPAQWATVQGRLDTLFRSDAIAETYGLFNADSFGFLLLFGFTLVLSLPAMGWGVQQAREGSLGWLVASSYAWFLFGLATIQVRFVGELATFAALFTGVAFVWVASWIDLARPLSTDGGRDVVDVIVPETRTLGALVVLFLLFGGFGMLQVPVKTSQVVIEDGTYEAASAIETNAAERELEYNQNYVLSRWGQNRMYNYFVNGEAESYAYARSNYPQFLSSQSPAGVYDRHSGRVGYVATTDGPDLPAETMYGRMHNAMGSRNGEVSGLGHFQPVYASESGSHKAFALVPGATVRGTAAANTTVTLTTDVSVSGTSFEYERQTTANATGAFAVTVANPGTYTVTIRDGETREVDVSQAAVYDGQNVTVG, from the coding sequence ATGAACGACGAGTCCGGGGCGGCGGTCCTCGAAGACCGCCCCGAGCTGCAATCCGCTGCGGAGGCGGTCCTCGTCGTCGACGAGGAGGCCGATGGCTGGGACTTCGACGACGTCCCCGTCGACTCGGGGCTCTTCGGCGAACTCGTCTCTGAGGGCGTCGTCGAGAAGGTACACGGCCAGTACCGCGTCGCCGACCCGCAGGCAGTCCGAGCGGTCCTGAACGGGGAACCTGCCGCCGAAGCTGGTTCCGGGTCGCGAGCCCTCTCCGACTCGTTTCCCTCGCTCACAGACCTCGAATTCGAGTCGCGAGCCGTGGGCCTTCTGGTGGCCGCGCTGGCCGTCGTCGCCGTGGCCCGTGCCTACGTCGTCGGCTCGATATACCGCGGCGGCGACATCGTCCTCTCGGGGAACGACCCGTACTTCTACCGGTATCACGTCGAACAGGTCGCCGCCCAGGCCGGGAGCGCGGCCGACTTCGGCGCGCTCTCCGCAATGCCCGGCGGCCTCGTCCAGGGCGAACCGCTGATGGTCGCGACCCTCTGGTGGGTCGCCAGTCTCTTCGGCGGGAGCACCGAGGCCATCGGACACGTGCTCGCGTGGTACCCGGTGCTCTCGGCGCTCGTCTCTGCCGTCTTGCTCTACGCCCTCGCGCTTCGGGTGACGAACGACCGTCGTGTCGGCCTGGCCTCCGTGCTCTTCCTGGCGTTCATCCCCGGCCACGCGTTCCGCACCAGCCTCGGGTTCGCCGACCATCACGCCTTCGACTACCCGTGGCTCGGCCTGACGACGCTGGCGCTCGTGGTCTTGCTAACGGCCGACGTAGACAGAGACTCGCTACGCACACCGGGACGCTGGTTCGCAGCCGGTGGACTCGGACTCGGTCTGGCCGGACAGGTCCTCGCCTGGGAGGCCGGGCCGCTACTGATTCTGCCAGTCGGTATCGCTCTGACCGGGAAGACGATTCTCGACGTCGCGGCCGACCGCTCGTCGCTCCGCACGAACGCCCCGGTCCTCGCAGGGACGACGCTCGGGGCCATCCTCGCCTGGGGTGTCCACGCGATTGCTGGGTGGCAGACAACACTCGTCGCATCGACGCCGGCACTGTTGACCGTCGGTATACTGGCGGTCTCGCTGACCGCCGCGGTCGTCCGTCAGATGGGCGGCACCACGAGACAACTGGCCGGAATCGACGTCGGCCTGGGTATCGTCGGGTTCCTCGTGCTCCGTTTCGGTCTCCCGGCACAGTGGGCGACCGTACAGGGTCGTCTCGATACGCTCTTTCGCTCGGACGCCATCGCCGAGACGTACGGCCTCTTCAACGCCGATTCCTTCGGCTTCCTGCTCCTGTTTGGCTTCACGCTCGTTCTCTCGCTCCCCGCGATGGGCTGGGGCGTCCAGCAAGCACGTGAGGGGTCGCTCGGGTGGCTCGTCGCCAGCAGTTACGCGTGGTTCTTGTTCGGACTCGCGACCATTCAGGTGCGCTTCGTCGGCGAACTGGCCACCTTCGCGGCGCTTTTCACCGGCGTCGCGTTCGTGTGGGTGGCGTCGTGGATCGACCTCGCACGGCCGCTTTCGACTGACGGCGGTCGAGACGTCGTCGACGTAATCGTCCCGGAGACGCGGACGCTCGGCGCGCTGGTCGTCCTCTTCCTGCTGTTTGGCGGGTTCGGCATGTTGCAGGTCCCGGTCAAGACGAGCCAGGTGGTCATCGAGGACGGCACCTACGAGGCGGCGAGTGCGATCGAGACGAACGCTGCCGAGCGCGAACTCGAATACAATCAGAACTACGTCCTCAGCCGGTGGGGGCAAAACCGCATGTACAACTACTTCGTGAACGGCGAAGCGGAAAGTTACGCCTATGCTCGGAGCAACTACCCGCAGTTTCTCAGTTCCCAGTCACCAGCGGGCGTCTACGACCGTCATTCGGGCCGGGTCGGCTACGTGGCCACGACCGACGGGCCCGACCTGCCGGCCGAGACGATGTACGGCCGGATGCACAACGCCATGGGCAGTCGAAACGGCGAGGTCAGTGGCCTTGGACACTTCCAGCCCGTCTACGCCAGCGAGAGCGGGAGCCACAAGGCGTTCGCACTGGTCCCTGGGGCCACCGTTCGCGGGACCGCCGCGGCGAACACCACGGTGACGCTCACAACTGACGTCAGCGTCTCCGGGACGTCGTTCGAGTACGAGCGCCAGACGACGGCGAACGCGACGGGTGCGTTCGCGGTGACCGTCGCGAACCCCGGGACCTACACCGTCACGATTCGGGACGGCGAGACCCGCGAGGTCGACGTCTCGCAGGCAGCGGTCTACGACGGCCAGAACGTGACGGTCGGATAG
- a CDS encoding VanZ family protein, whose amino-acid sequence MDRSAIRRWIPAAGFALLLLVTSLVPIPANGDTAVPTLLGVGLDKWVHAVSYGVLTGLLARGRQSQDVAGVTAVVLVAIGYGAGVEVLQGFVPSRGTSGADVLANAVGAVLAGAAVLGSLKAKLSPR is encoded by the coding sequence ATGGATCGGTCGGCAATTCGCCGGTGGATTCCGGCGGCCGGGTTCGCACTCCTCTTGCTCGTCACTTCGCTGGTGCCGATACCGGCGAATGGTGACACGGCAGTGCCGACGCTGCTGGGCGTCGGTCTGGACAAGTGGGTCCACGCGGTCAGTTACGGCGTTCTCACCGGGTTGCTGGCACGGGGACGACAGAGCCAGGACGTGGCCGGCGTCACCGCGGTCGTCCTCGTCGCCATCGGCTACGGGGCAGGTGTCGAGGTCCTGCAGGGCTTCGTCCCCTCCCGGGGAACCAGCGGCGCGGACGTCCTGGCGAACGCCGTCGGTGCGGTACTCGCGGGGGCCGCGGTGCTGGGGTCGCTCAAAGCGAAACTGAGCCCCCGGTAG